In one Parvibaculum sp. genomic region, the following are encoded:
- a CDS encoding HD family hydrolase translates to MTKARSPRGADKIGPAPRAWQRMLSGRRLDLLDPSPLDVEIEDIAHGLARVARWNGQTQGDHAFSVAEHSVLVDDICARFRPGWPARWRLAALLHDAPEYVIGDMISPFKAALGIDYKAFEHRLAAAIHMRFGLPKELPQNIEETIKRADKASAFLEATQIAGFSDDEAARIFGRPRGLAPIPIEPLPTKKAQARFLARFRLLTDGN, encoded by the coding sequence ATGACCAAGGCCCGCTCGCCGCGCGGCGCAGACAAGATCGGCCCCGCGCCCCGCGCCTGGCAGCGAATGCTGAGCGGGCGGCGCCTCGATCTGCTCGATCCTTCGCCGCTCGACGTCGAAATCGAGGACATTGCGCATGGGCTGGCGCGCGTTGCGCGCTGGAATGGGCAAACGCAAGGCGATCACGCCTTCTCCGTCGCCGAACATAGTGTGCTGGTGGACGATATATGCGCGCGCTTCCGGCCCGGCTGGCCGGCGCGGTGGCGGCTGGCGGCGCTGCTGCACGATGCGCCCGAATATGTGATCGGCGACATGATCAGCCCGTTCAAGGCGGCGCTCGGCATCGACTACAAGGCGTTCGAGCACCGGCTTGCGGCGGCCATTCATATGCGCTTCGGTTTGCCGAAAGAATTGCCGCAGAATATCGAGGAGACGATCAAGCGCGCCGACAAGGCGTCGGCCTTTCTCGAGGCGACGCAGATCGCCGGATTTTCCGACGACGAGGCGGCGCGGATTTTCGGACGGCCGCGCGGACTTGCGCCGATCCCCATCGAACCCTTGCCGACGAAGAAGGCGCAGGCGCGCTTCCTCGCCCGGTTCCGTCTGCTGACCGACGGCAATTGA
- a CDS encoding AAA family ATPase produces the protein MAVDPVPAELLYRSCDLAQFDFATTAELEDHSGLVGQERVLEALRFAASIRRQGYNLFVLGPDGAGKHEAVLRFLSGVALRQRAPADWVYVNNFDTPHKPVALELGAGTGRTLKESMARLVDDLKATMPAIVESEEYQNRRQSIDEEYQEKQEQAFEELRTHAEAENIALLRTPAGFALAPVHDGNVLKPEEFNKLPEEERKRIEDVIQGLQKELADTIEHIPGWQKEHRLHIQALNREVAEREVERVMRELRAFFDGVTPVRNWLDAVKADLIENIALFTGAGADASGQVPPMQLMQALAQGQGGGFPAANPFRRYEVNIVVENSESARRQGSATLKAQDLADAGGYIGGGAPILYEDHPTMANLLGRVEHMPQMGALVTDFMLIKPGSLHRANGGYLLIDALKLLREPLAWEALKRAIRRRKVVIESAGEYLSLISTVTLEPDPIPLDIKIVLLGDRYLYYMLSNLDPDFEELFKVAADFEDEIDREPENELLYARLLAGFCREENLLPLDRAGVGRVIERSARMAEDAEKLTTILRPIVDLMREADHIARSEGAIAITADHIDSAVDAQIGRADRLRERSLEMITRDIVMIDTEGERIGQVNGLSVLSMGSVSFGRPSRITARVRMGLGSARVMDIEREVALGGPIHTKGVLILSGYLSGQFLPEIPLSMSASIVFEQSYGGVDGDSASSAELYALISALAEAPIAQGLAVTGSVNQLGEVQAIGGVNDKIEGFFDICMRRGLTGEQGVLVPAANVKHLMLRQDVVDAVERGMFAIYPVEHVEEGVELLMGAPAGVRGSDGRFPPGTIYARTEDRLAAFADNQRRFAQRSDDNGKRGA, from the coding sequence ATGGCAGTCGATCCGGTTCCGGCGGAACTCCTCTATCGCTCTTGCGACCTTGCGCAATTCGACTTCGCGACCACGGCCGAGCTGGAAGATCACAGCGGTCTTGTCGGTCAGGAGCGGGTGCTGGAGGCGCTGCGCTTCGCTGCGAGTATCCGCCGCCAAGGCTACAACCTGTTCGTGCTCGGCCCCGACGGCGCCGGCAAGCACGAGGCGGTGCTGCGTTTCCTCTCGGGCGTGGCGCTGCGCCAGCGCGCGCCCGCCGACTGGGTCTATGTCAACAATTTCGACACGCCGCACAAGCCGGTGGCGCTGGAGCTCGGCGCCGGCACCGGCCGCACGCTGAAGGAAAGCATGGCGCGCCTCGTCGACGATCTGAAGGCGACGATGCCGGCGATTGTCGAAAGCGAGGAATATCAGAACCGGCGTCAGTCGATCGACGAGGAGTATCAGGAGAAGCAGGAGCAGGCCTTCGAGGAACTGCGCACCCATGCGGAGGCCGAAAACATCGCGCTTCTGCGCACGCCGGCGGGCTTCGCGCTGGCGCCGGTGCATGACGGCAATGTGCTGAAGCCGGAAGAATTCAACAAGCTTCCCGAGGAAGAACGCAAACGCATCGAAGATGTCATCCAGGGCCTGCAAAAGGAACTTGCCGACACGATCGAACATATTCCCGGCTGGCAGAAGGAACATCGCCTGCACATACAGGCGCTGAACCGCGAGGTCGCGGAGCGCGAGGTCGAACGCGTCATGCGCGAGCTGCGCGCCTTTTTCGACGGCGTAACGCCCGTTCGAAACTGGCTGGACGCCGTGAAGGCGGATCTGATCGAGAATATCGCTCTTTTTACCGGCGCAGGCGCCGATGCGTCCGGGCAGGTGCCGCCGATGCAGCTCATGCAGGCGCTGGCGCAAGGGCAGGGCGGCGGCTTTCCGGCGGCAAATCCGTTCCGCCGCTACGAAGTCAACATCGTCGTCGAAAACAGTGAAAGCGCGCGCCGGCAGGGCTCGGCGACGCTGAAGGCGCAAGACCTCGCCGATGCCGGCGGCTATATCGGCGGCGGTGCGCCGATCCTCTACGAAGATCACCCGACCATGGCCAACCTGCTTGGCCGCGTCGAGCACATGCCGCAAATGGGTGCGCTCGTCACCGACTTCATGCTCATCAAGCCGGGATCGCTGCATCGCGCCAATGGCGGCTATCTGCTGATCGACGCTTTGAAGCTGTTGCGCGAACCGCTGGCCTGGGAGGCGCTGAAGCGTGCCATCCGCCGCCGCAAGGTCGTCATCGAAAGCGCCGGCGAATATCTGAGCCTCATCAGCACGGTAACGCTGGAACCCGATCCGATCCCGCTCGACATCAAGATCGTGCTGCTCGGCGACCGCTACCTCTATTACATGCTGAGCAATCTCGATCCCGATTTCGAGGAGCTCTTCAAGGTCGCCGCCGATTTCGAGGACGAGATCGACCGCGAACCGGAAAACGAACTGCTTTATGCGCGTCTGCTTGCGGGCTTCTGTCGCGAGGAAAATCTGCTGCCGCTCGATCGCGCCGGCGTCGGCCGCGTCATCGAGCGTTCGGCGCGCATGGCCGAAGATGCCGAGAAGCTGACCACAATCCTGCGTCCCATCGTCGATCTCATGCGCGAGGCCGACCACATCGCGCGCAGCGAAGGCGCAATCGCCATCACGGCCGACCACATCGACAGCGCCGTCGACGCCCAGATCGGCCGCGCCGACCGCCTGCGCGAACGCAGCCTCGAAATGATCACGCGCGATATCGTGATGATCGACACCGAAGGCGAACGTATCGGCCAGGTCAACGGCCTCTCGGTGCTTTCGATGGGCAGCGTTTCCTTCGGCCGCCCGAGCCGCATCACGGCGCGCGTGCGCATGGGCCTTGGCAGCGCGCGCGTCATGGACATCGAACGCGAGGTGGCGCTGGGCGGCCCGATCCACACCAAGGGCGTACTGATCCTGTCGGGCTATCTCTCCGGCCAGTTCCTGCCCGAAATCCCGCTGTCGATGAGCGCCAGTATCGTTTTCGAACAATCCTATGGCGGCGTCGATGGCGACAGCGCATCTTCCGCCGAGCTTTACGCGTTGATCTCGGCGCTGGCCGAAGCGCCCATCGCGCAGGGCCTTGCCGTCACCGGCTCGGTCAACCAGCTCGGCGAGGTGCAGGCCATCGGCGGCGTCAATGACAAGATCGAGGGCTTTTTCGACATCTGCATGCGTCGCGGCCTGACCGGCGAGCAGGGCGTGCTGGTCCCGGCCGCCAACGTCAAGCATTTGATGCTGCGTCAGGACGTTGTCGACGCGGTGGAACGCGGCATGTTTGCGATCTATCCTGTCGAGCATGTCGAAGAAGGCGTTGAACTGCTGATGGGCGCGCCCGCCGGCGTTCGCGGATCGGACGGCAGGTTTCCGCCGGGCACGATCTATGCGCGAACCGAGGACCGGCTCGCGGCCTTCGCCGACAATCAGCGCCGCTTCGCCCAGCGCTCCGACGACAACGGCAAGAGGGGGGCATGA
- a CDS encoding universal stress protein: MSVKKILVPLAGRPSDSEVLGTALSIAGDFGAQIVALFARPDPTEALPYLGDGVSGQVIEDLLQAAREGADDASARVLKMLEAAAAKAGFPIVGKGAEPPLPSVRFLDVTGRRDEVVASHSRLSDLIVFGESATGIAGGTALEAAMMSAGRPVLIAPKKSWAPVGGSVAIAWDESAEAARAVTTAIPFLEKARKVTILCIGDKELNPDPGSTLADYLALHGVVADVHLVDARGRAAGEVLLETAEKAGTDLLVMGGYSHSRLLEFIIGGVTQHIRSHATIPVLMAH; this comes from the coding sequence ATGTCCGTGAAAAAAATTCTGGTGCCGCTTGCCGGCCGCCCGTCGGACAGCGAGGTGCTCGGCACGGCGCTGTCCATCGCGGGCGATTTCGGCGCGCAGATCGTGGCGCTTTTCGCGCGGCCCGACCCGACCGAGGCCCTGCCTTATCTGGGCGACGGTGTGTCGGGTCAGGTGATCGAGGATCTGTTGCAGGCGGCCCGCGAAGGCGCCGACGACGCCTCGGCCCGCGTCCTGAAGATGCTGGAAGCGGCGGCGGCCAAGGCGGGATTTCCGATTGTCGGCAAGGGCGCGGAGCCGCCGCTGCCGTCGGTTCGCTTTCTCGACGTCACCGGACGCCGCGACGAAGTCGTCGCCAGTCACAGCCGCCTCTCCGACCTCATCGTTTTCGGCGAAAGCGCGACCGGCATTGCCGGCGGCACGGCGCTTGAGGCCGCAATGATGAGCGCCGGACGCCCGGTGCTGATCGCGCCGAAAAAATCATGGGCGCCGGTCGGCGGTTCCGTCGCCATCGCCTGGGACGAAAGCGCCGAAGCCGCGCGCGCCGTCACCACCGCGATCCCGTTTCTCGAAAAGGCGCGCAAGGTCACGATCCTCTGCATCGGCGACAAGGAACTCAATCCCGATCCCGGCTCGACGCTTGCCGACTATCTGGCGCTGCACGGCGTCGTCGCCGATGTGCATCTGGTCGATGCGCGCGGTCGCGCCGCCGGCGAAGTGCTGCTCGAAACCGCCGAGAAAGCGGGTACCGACCTCCTCGTCATGGGCGGTTACAGCCACAGCCGCCTGCTCGAATTCATCATTGGCGGCGTGACGCAACACATCAGGTCCCATGCCACCATTCCTGTGCTGATGGCGCACTGA